In a genomic window of Brettanomyces nanus chromosome 1, complete sequence:
- a CDS encoding uncharacterized protein (BUSCO:EOG09344H3S) produces MPKFSYLPNLQDAFTPLSEPQLAILERQVDSEQPDPTVQSLFNYAWGLVKSEDKDDNKQGIEILTSIFKKEPARRRECLYYLSVGCYKIAEYRESERYINVLLEHEPDNLQAKSLKNEIGNELAKNSLIGFAILSGVTAASVGLASILFRRKR; encoded by the coding sequence ATGCCCAAATTCAGCTATTTGCCCAACTTACAAGATGCTTTCACTCCATTATCAGAGCCTCAGCTCGCTATATTAGAAAGGCAGGTGGATAGTGAGCAGCCAGATCCAACAGTTCAATCATTATTTAATTATGCCTGGGGGCTTGTAAAATCAGAGGATAAGGATGATAACAAGCAAGGCATCGAAATTCTAACGTCCATATTTAAAAAAGAACCCGCCAGGCGTAGAGAGTGTCTTTACTACCTCTCAGTGGGCTGCTATAAAATTGCAGAATATAGGGAAAGCGAGAGGTATATCAACGTTCTTCTAGAACACGAGCCTGATAATTTACAGGCCAAGTCGTTAAAGAATGAAATTGGCAATGAGCTTGCAAAGAACAGTCTCATAGGATTTGCCATATTGAGTGGTGTCACTGCAGCAAGTGTCGGCTTGGCCAGTATACTTTTCAGGAGAAAGAGGTAA